AGTGCGACTACGCCTGCCTGCCCGTGGAGAACAGCCTGGCCGGCTCGATAAACCAGACCTACGACCTCCTCACCGACTCGGTGCTGGTGGTCGTGGCCGAGCGCGTCGTGCGCGTGCACCACAACCTGCTCGTGCCGCCGGGCACGGGCCTCCACGAGGTGAGGCGCGTCTACAGCCACCCCCAGGCCCTGCAGCAGTGCCAGCGCTTCATCAGGCAGCACGGCTTCGAGGCCGTGGCCGACTACGACACGGCCGGCGCCGCGCAGCGCCTCCTGGAGCGCGCGCGCAGCGAGCCGGGCAGCGCGGCCATCGCCAGCCGGCGCGCCGCCGAGACCTACGGCCTCGAGATCGCGGCCGAGAGGATCGAGGACCTGACCTTCAACTTCACGCGCTTCTTCGTCCTCGGCCACGACGAGCGACCGCCCCAGCCGGGCCGGCAGCACAAGACGAGCCTCGTGCTGGCCACGCACCACAGGCCCGGCGGCCTCGTCTCCTGCCTGCAGGTCTTCCCCGAGCACG
This window of the Trueperaceae bacterium genome carries:
- the pheA gene encoding prephenate dehydratase; translation: MTVKAAPRVAFQGVAGAFSEEAALAFAPGGDAVGYPTFEEAFEATVRGECDYACLPVENSLAGSINQTYDLLTDSVLVVVAERVVRVHHNLLVPPGTGLHEVRRVYSHPQALQQCQRFIRQHGFEAVADYDTAGAAQRLLERARSEPGSAAIASRRAAETYGLEIAAERIEDLTFNFTRFFVLGHDERPPQPGRQHKTSLVLATHHRPGGLVSCLQVFPEHGINMTKLESRPRRDKPWSYLFYVDIEGHVAEPAVAAALTGLMRRAAFVKYLGSYPAAEPVEID